A genomic window from Dechloromonas sp. A34 includes:
- a CDS encoding TolC family protein: MRAGTGFLLVLLAAPIGSAQAETLRDVFEKAWANSPQGKTIVAKQEEATASRTVAESLFPGTPKIGLAQRTDRWNDNLGKEESEIGISVPLWLPGQKAARIAVAEADGDESQRSIAATRLAVAGELRTALWSLSLAQSEAVVAVERLEAAAKLEADVARRVKVGEIARSDLLLVKQETSSARAAAAEAKARVVRSTQRYRVVTGSDKLPDNPQEPVMAAAIDDIHPRLAAGQAIAERARAGMKLAQESRRDAPSIGVQYRRERDASGAIPRDSVGFAITIPFAGEVRNAPLIASANTALIQADAQYQRLAAEIEAEVMEAEAQLDSARIGAGLAEERELAAAERLMLMRRAFELGETALVELLRAQTQAIEARIDLGRSRARLSAAQANLNQARGITP, translated from the coding sequence ATGCGTGCCGGGACCGGCTTCCTGCTGGTCTTGCTGGCCGCCCCTATCGGTTCCGCTCAGGCCGAAACCCTGCGCGATGTGTTTGAAAAAGCGTGGGCCAATTCCCCGCAGGGGAAAACGATAGTCGCGAAACAGGAAGAAGCGACCGCCAGCCGAACCGTTGCCGAATCCTTGTTTCCTGGTACACCGAAAATCGGCTTGGCGCAGCGCACTGACCGCTGGAACGACAATCTCGGCAAGGAAGAGAGCGAAATCGGAATTTCCGTTCCGCTCTGGCTGCCCGGTCAGAAAGCAGCCCGGATCGCCGTTGCCGAGGCCGATGGCGACGAGAGTCAGCGGAGCATTGCCGCCACCCGGCTAGCGGTCGCCGGTGAATTGCGGACAGCCCTGTGGTCGCTCTCCTTGGCGCAAAGTGAAGCGGTGGTGGCCGTTGAACGTCTCGAGGCCGCGGCCAAACTGGAAGCCGATGTGGCCAGGCGGGTCAAGGTCGGTGAAATAGCCCGTTCCGATCTACTCCTCGTCAAGCAGGAAACGAGCAGCGCCCGGGCTGCTGCGGCCGAAGCAAAAGCACGCGTGGTACGCAGTACGCAGCGCTATCGGGTGGTGACCGGCAGCGACAAGTTGCCAGACAATCCACAAGAGCCGGTCATGGCTGCCGCCATTGACGATATCCATCCCCGTCTTGCGGCCGGACAGGCCATTGCCGAGCGCGCCCGTGCCGGCATGAAACTGGCCCAAGAGTCGCGCCGCGATGCGCCCAGCATCGGCGTGCAATATCGCCGGGAGCGCGATGCTTCCGGCGCCATCCCACGCGACAGCGTTGGCTTCGCCATCACCATCCCCTTCGCTGGCGAGGTCCGCAACGCGCCCTTGATTGCCAGCGCCAACACGGCACTGATCCAGGCCGATGCCCAGTATCAGCGGCTTGCCGCCGAAATCGAAGCCGAAGTCATGGAGGCCGAGGCGCAACTCGATTCGGCCCGCATCGGCGCAGGCTTGGCGGAAGAGCGCGAACTGGCCGCGGCGGAACGCCTGATGCTGATGCGCCGCGCCTTCGAACTGGGGGAAACGGCGCTCGTCGAATTGCTGCGTGCCCAGACCCAGGCGATCGAGGCCCGCATCGACCTGGGTCGCAGCCGCGCCCGCCTGTCGGCCGCCCAGGCCAATCTGAATCAAGCCCGAGGAATTACACCGTGA
- a CDS encoding carboxypeptidase-like regulatory domain-containing protein, whose product MIDMPFIQSWAAPKAFITAILLALSMPLLAHEGHDHEAATKPADVRLAPRFELRSEDFELVGVLAGKELIVYLDRAADNAPVPGAQIEIEGQGINGVATEMANGIYQLSVPPLTPAGKYPLTLTIQAGEIVDLLSANLEIGHVAAAVTDAGHPDRNWWFYAGTPLLLLAGGLIVRRLRRQPQPGIHSA is encoded by the coding sequence GTGATCGACATGCCTTTCATCCAGAGTTGGGCTGCCCCAAAAGCCTTTATTACAGCCATCCTGCTTGCGCTGTCCATGCCGCTCCTCGCCCATGAAGGCCATGACCATGAAGCCGCCACCAAACCAGCCGATGTTCGGTTGGCGCCTCGTTTCGAGCTGCGTAGCGAAGACTTTGAACTCGTCGGCGTGCTCGCCGGCAAGGAGCTGATCGTCTATCTCGACCGCGCCGCCGACAACGCACCGGTTCCCGGAGCGCAAATCGAAATCGAAGGACAGGGGATCAACGGGGTAGCCACCGAGATGGCCAACGGCATCTACCAATTATCCGTTCCCCCTCTGACGCCGGCCGGCAAATACCCGCTGACCCTCACTATTCAGGCGGGCGAAATTGTCGATCTGCTTTCGGCCAATCTGGAGATTGGCCACGTAGCGGCTGCCGTGACTGACGCCGGACACCCTGATCGCAACTGGTGGTTCTACGCCGGCACACCGCTGTTGCTGCTGGCCGGCGGCCTGATCGTGCGCCGCCTGCGTCGCCAACCGCAACCTGGGATTCATTCAGCATGA
- a CDS encoding efflux RND transporter periplasmic adaptor subunit, with the protein MTDIHNLTRFALALLVGSTLAVQVSAHGGEDHGDNQKPPAAPAPVAAVNAQGQVTFNEPALRLPDGSVFVPKSAQRQLSLRTRAAVKGEFPRTVELNGRIVADPNAGGRVQTFQSGRIEAGPNGLAVLGQQVKKGQILAWLQPAATALERGAQQSALVELAAQESVFERRLARLKQLEGSVPQKDIEQAEIELAAFKKRKSAVGGSLGREALVAPVTGVVSAANAAVGQVVEAREVVFEVIDPQRLAVEALAYDPLLLDGLSKASAPIAGGVLDLAFVGLGRSLKDQAMPVLFRVEAPKNGAGELPAVAVGQTLKVIAQTRARQAGVAIPAAAVVRNAANESVVWVHESAERFVARKVKTAALDGHTVAVTDGLSGGERVVIQGAAALAQIR; encoded by the coding sequence ATGACCGATATCCATAACCTTACGCGCTTCGCCCTGGCTCTGCTCGTGGGCAGTACCCTGGCTGTTCAGGTCTCCGCCCATGGCGGCGAGGACCATGGCGACAACCAGAAACCTCCTGCCGCACCGGCCCCGGTCGCCGCCGTCAATGCCCAAGGTCAGGTGACGTTTAACGAGCCGGCCTTGCGCCTGCCGGACGGCAGCGTCTTTGTCCCGAAATCGGCGCAGCGGCAGTTGAGCTTGCGCACCCGGGCCGCCGTCAAGGGAGAATTCCCCCGCACCGTCGAACTCAATGGCCGCATCGTTGCCGACCCCAATGCCGGCGGGCGGGTGCAGACTTTCCAGAGCGGACGGATCGAGGCCGGCCCGAACGGGCTGGCGGTACTCGGTCAACAGGTGAAGAAGGGCCAGATCCTGGCCTGGCTGCAGCCCGCCGCAACCGCCCTCGAACGCGGCGCGCAGCAATCGGCGCTGGTTGAACTGGCCGCCCAGGAAAGCGTTTTCGAACGCCGCCTGGCGCGTCTTAAACAACTGGAAGGCAGCGTCCCGCAGAAAGACATCGAGCAGGCGGAAATCGAGCTCGCCGCGTTCAAGAAACGCAAAAGCGCTGTCGGCGGCAGCCTCGGCCGCGAGGCCCTGGTCGCCCCGGTGACCGGCGTGGTCAGTGCGGCCAATGCCGCCGTCGGTCAGGTGGTCGAGGCGCGGGAAGTAGTCTTCGAGGTCATCGATCCGCAGCGGCTGGCGGTCGAGGCATTGGCCTATGATCCCCTGCTGCTCGATGGACTGAGCAAGGCCAGCGCGCCGATTGCCGGCGGCGTGCTCGACCTCGCCTTTGTCGGCCTGGGGCGCAGCTTGAAGGACCAGGCCATGCCGGTGCTGTTCCGCGTCGAAGCGCCGAAAAATGGCGCGGGCGAACTCCCCGCCGTGGCCGTCGGCCAGACCCTCAAGGTCATCGCCCAGACCCGGGCCAGGCAAGCCGGCGTGGCGATTCCCGCCGCCGCTGTGGTGCGCAACGCGGCCAATGAATCGGTGGTCTGGGTGCACGAAAGCGCCGAGCGCTTCGTCGCCCGCAAAGTCAAGACCGCGGCGCTGGACGGCCATACGGTGGCCGTCACCGACGGCCTGAGCGGCGGCGAGCGCGTCGTCATCCAGGGCGCCGCTGCCCTGGCGCAGATCCGCTAA
- a CDS encoding efflux RND transporter permease subunit, whose protein sequence is MFDFVINASLKQRLIVLGVSLLLVIYGALTVRNMPVDVFPDLNKPMVTLMTEAGGMAPEEVEQLITFPVESAMNGMPGVTRVRSVSGIGLSVVYVEFEWGSEVYRNRQQIAERLNLVREQLPQGIVPQMGPISSIMGEILLIALPADPEKASPMQVREYADWVMRPRLLTIPGVAQVIPIGGQVKQYRVEPDPARLQAVGVTLAELEAALKNFGGNTAGGFVDAAGREYLIRNIGRTTRLVDLQNQPVATRNGQPILLRQVAAVTFAAGVKRGDASFKGKPAVILSVQKQPTADSVALTRAVEQALAEMGKSLPQGVDTPQFLFKQANFIEASVNNVEEALRDGAIMVAVILFLFLANFRTTFISLTAIPVSLLVTALVFSYFGLSINTMTLGGLAIAIGELVDDAVVDVENVLRRLRENRTLPNPRSALEVIAAASKEVRSGVVYATLIVVLVFIPLFALPGIEGRLFTPLGVAYIVSILASMAVAMTITPVLCYYLLPKMKHIDHGDSALVKKLKAWDERLLNWSFDRARPLLIGAVVIVVVALASIPFFAKSFLPPFNEGTLTVNVVLNPGSSLAESNQIGTQAENILLAVPEVTEVGRRTGRAELDEHAEGVHYSEIEVDLKASERDREAIIADIRQRLAVLPAVVNVGQPISHRLDHLLSGVRAQIALKIFGDDLDTLRGLAGDIKERLAKIPGITDLQIEKQVLIPQYKIHLDYDAAARYGVASGEVLQRLEQLLAGERIGQVIEGNRRFDLTLRLSEEARGERGLENLLIETSTGRVPLSLLARIEDGEGPNQIGRENTRRRIVVSANTDGSDMSRIIADIRAEIDKKPMPAGYFPLLEGQFQAQEQAAKLIALLAVVSLTMIYLVLYSRYRSAVLTAIIMGNVPLALVGSVVALWISGQPLSVAALVGFITLTGIATRNGILKISHYINLCAFEGEVFGRKMIVRGSLERLTPVLMTALVAAFALTPLLLSADAPGKEILHPVAVVIFGGLISSTLLDTLLTPVMFWLFGEKPLQRLLAEKAQESF, encoded by the coding sequence GTGTTCGATTTCGTCATCAATGCGAGTCTCAAGCAGCGCCTGATCGTGCTCGGTGTTTCACTGTTGCTGGTCATTTACGGGGCGCTGACCGTGCGCAACATGCCGGTGGACGTTTTCCCCGACCTCAACAAGCCCATGGTCACGCTGATGACTGAAGCCGGCGGCATGGCGCCGGAAGAGGTCGAGCAATTGATCACGTTCCCCGTCGAATCGGCGATGAACGGCATGCCGGGCGTGACGCGGGTGCGCTCGGTGTCGGGCATCGGCCTGTCGGTGGTCTATGTCGAGTTCGAGTGGGGCAGCGAAGTCTACCGCAACCGCCAGCAGATCGCCGAGCGGCTCAACCTGGTCCGCGAACAGTTGCCGCAGGGAATCGTGCCCCAGATGGGTCCGATTTCGTCGATCATGGGCGAAATCCTGCTCATCGCTTTGCCGGCCGATCCGGAAAAAGCCAGTCCGATGCAGGTGCGCGAATACGCCGACTGGGTCATGCGGCCGCGGCTGTTGACCATCCCCGGCGTCGCTCAGGTCATCCCGATCGGCGGCCAGGTCAAGCAGTACCGCGTCGAACCCGACCCGGCCCGCTTGCAGGCAGTCGGCGTCACGCTGGCCGAGTTGGAAGCGGCGCTGAAGAACTTCGGTGGCAACACGGCCGGCGGCTTCGTCGATGCCGCCGGTCGCGAATACCTGATCCGCAACATCGGCCGGACGACCCGGCTGGTCGATCTGCAGAACCAGCCGGTGGCGACACGCAATGGCCAGCCCATCCTGCTGCGCCAGGTGGCTGCCGTCACCTTCGCCGCCGGCGTCAAACGCGGCGACGCCAGTTTCAAGGGCAAACCCGCCGTCATTCTGTCGGTGCAGAAGCAGCCGACGGCCGATTCGGTGGCATTGACGCGGGCCGTCGAACAGGCCTTGGCCGAGATGGGCAAGAGCTTGCCGCAGGGTGTCGACACGCCGCAGTTCCTGTTCAAGCAGGCCAATTTCATCGAGGCCTCGGTCAATAACGTCGAAGAGGCGCTACGCGACGGCGCGATCATGGTCGCCGTCATCCTCTTCTTGTTCCTGGCCAATTTCCGCACCACCTTCATTTCGCTGACTGCCATTCCGGTCTCCCTGCTGGTCACGGCGCTGGTCTTCAGCTATTTCGGTCTGTCGATCAACACAATGACGCTGGGTGGCCTGGCCATCGCCATCGGTGAGCTGGTCGATGATGCCGTGGTCGACGTGGAGAACGTGTTGCGCCGCCTGCGCGAAAACCGGACCTTGCCCAACCCCCGGTCGGCGCTGGAAGTGATTGCCGCCGCCTCGAAGGAAGTCCGCTCCGGGGTCGTCTATGCGACGCTGATCGTCGTGCTGGTGTTCATTCCGCTGTTCGCCCTGCCGGGAATCGAGGGCCGGCTGTTCACGCCGCTCGGCGTAGCCTACATCGTGTCCATCCTGGCCAGCATGGCGGTGGCGATGACCATCACCCCGGTGCTGTGCTACTACCTGTTGCCGAAGATGAAGCACATCGATCATGGCGACAGCGCGCTGGTCAAGAAACTCAAGGCCTGGGACGAACGCCTGCTCAACTGGTCGTTTGACCGTGCTCGCCCACTGCTGATCGGCGCCGTTGTCATCGTGGTCGTCGCGCTGGCCTCGATCCCCTTTTTCGCGAAATCTTTTTTGCCACCATTTAACGAAGGCACGCTGACCGTCAATGTCGTCCTCAACCCTGGCTCATCGCTGGCCGAATCGAACCAGATCGGTACGCAGGCGGAAAACATCCTGCTCGCCGTGCCGGAAGTGACCGAGGTCGGCCGCCGCACCGGTCGCGCCGAACTGGACGAGCATGCCGAAGGCGTCCATTACAGCGAGATCGAGGTCGATCTGAAGGCTTCCGAGCGCGACCGGGAGGCGATCATCGCCGACATCCGCCAGCGCCTGGCCGTCCTGCCCGCCGTGGTCAACGTCGGGCAACCGATTTCGCACCGCCTCGACCATTTGCTGTCCGGCGTCCGGGCGCAGATCGCGCTGAAGATTTTCGGCGACGATCTGGACACCCTGCGCGGCCTGGCCGGCGACATCAAGGAACGCCTGGCCAAGATTCCCGGCATCACCGACTTGCAGATCGAAAAGCAGGTGCTGATTCCCCAGTACAAGATCCATCTCGATTACGACGCCGCCGCCCGCTACGGCGTGGCTTCCGGCGAAGTGCTGCAACGCCTGGAACAATTGCTGGCCGGCGAGCGGATCGGCCAGGTCATCGAAGGCAATCGCCGCTTCGACCTGACCCTGCGCTTGTCGGAAGAAGCCCGCGGCGAGCGCGGCCTGGAAAATCTGCTGATCGAGACCTCGACCGGCCGCGTGCCGCTGTCGCTACTCGCCCGTATCGAGGATGGCGAGGGGCCGAACCAGATCGGCCGCGAAAACACCCGGCGCCGCATCGTCGTCTCGGCCAACACCGACGGTTCCGACATGAGCCGGATCATTGCCGACATCCGCGCCGAAATCGACAAGAAACCCATGCCGGCAGGCTATTTCCCGCTGCTCGAAGGGCAGTTCCAGGCGCAGGAACAGGCGGCCAAGCTGATCGCGCTGCTCGCTGTCGTTTCGTTGACGATGATTTACCTGGTGCTCTACAGCCGCTACCGTTCGGCGGTACTGACCGCCATCATCATGGGCAACGTGCCGCTTGCCCTGGTCGGCTCGGTCGTCGCGCTGTGGATTTCCGGCCAACCGCTGTCGGTCGCCGCTCTGGTCGGCTTCATCACGCTGACCGGCATCGCCACCCGCAACGGTATTCTGAAAATCAGCCATTACATCAACCTGTGCGCTTTCGAGGGCGAAGTGTTCGGCCGCAAGATGATCGTCCGCGGCTCGCTGGAACGCCTGACCCCGGTATTGATGACGGCGCTGGTCGCCGCCTTCGCGCTGACCCCGCTGCTCCTTTCCGCCGACGCGCCGGGCAAGGAAATCCTGCATCCGGTCGCCGTCGTGATTTTCGGCGGCCTGATCAGTTCCACCTTGCTCGATACCTTGCTGACCCCGGTCATGTTCTGGCTGTTCGGCGAGAAGCCCCTGCAACGCCTGCTCGCCGAAAAGGCGCAAGAGTCTTTCTAA
- a CDS encoding TonB-dependent receptor family protein, which translates to MNWQPPRRHDSKKFGKTKLALAMALVMNIPAQLVAAEVELPGIDVVGKGEQAIAKLPGAVAVISKEDLALRQPLSVQDALKAVPGIVVREEEGYGFIPNIGMRGLDPNRSQKLLVLEDGVPVAPGLFLANESYYSPRIERMESIEVLKGAAGLRYGPTTIGGVINYKTKKPEDGVKVTAKAGSHGYWLLGLDAGGAAPSGEAIGGISLVTSQGDGFRRNAFDMNDIVVKGGMAIGDKQWVSLKFSHYDNDINTSYVGLRPNEYRNNPTKNPAPDDYFLNQRNAFDFNHEIEINEDVKLKTLVYWAQLDRDYWRRDIAARSADGTTFVACTGVAYCMSGRNRSFEMAGIDSRLFVNFNGFGIKNEAEIGIRLHSDFLSNQTVRSKTNPNARSGELTGDDSQDAKGIAFYGQNRFVISETLATTVGLRIESYDQKRKDELNGVSGKSSNTEVMPGLGLTWQLMPQAQLFAGVYKGFSPAMVATAISAGGVDQELDAERSTNFEIGVRGTANRWSYEATAFRMDFANQIVPQSESGGVGATVTNAGETLHQGLEGALGFDIGGGWSVAANATYVPTAKYNSTKVVGGIDRNGNRLPYAPELTGNLALNYQAGPLKTGVSAYHVSSQYVDPENTEAESSDGRRGKIPAYTTVNLNAQYSLSKKWNVFGTVRNLFDRKYIASRNPDGIFPGVERNFEVGMSYKF; encoded by the coding sequence ATGAACTGGCAGCCCCCCAGAAGACACGACAGCAAGAAATTCGGCAAGACCAAGTTGGCCTTGGCCATGGCCCTCGTGATGAATATCCCGGCCCAGCTTGTCGCCGCCGAAGTCGAACTGCCCGGCATCGACGTGGTCGGCAAAGGCGAGCAGGCGATCGCCAAGCTGCCCGGGGCAGTCGCCGTCATCAGCAAGGAAGATCTGGCGCTCCGCCAGCCGCTGTCGGTCCAGGATGCCCTCAAGGCGGTGCCGGGCATCGTGGTGCGGGAAGAGGAAGGTTACGGTTTCATTCCCAACATCGGCATGCGCGGCCTGGATCCCAACCGCAGCCAGAAACTGCTGGTGCTGGAAGACGGCGTGCCAGTCGCCCCCGGCCTGTTCCTGGCCAATGAATCCTATTACAGCCCGCGCATCGAGCGCATGGAGAGCATCGAAGTGCTCAAGGGGGCCGCCGGCCTTCGCTACGGCCCGACCACGATCGGCGGCGTGATCAACTACAAGACCAAGAAGCCGGAGGATGGCGTCAAGGTGACCGCCAAGGCGGGCTCCCATGGTTACTGGCTGCTCGGCCTGGATGCCGGCGGCGCCGCACCTTCAGGCGAGGCGATCGGCGGCATCAGCCTGGTCACCTCACAGGGTGACGGCTTCCGCCGCAACGCCTTCGACATGAACGACATCGTCGTCAAGGGCGGCATGGCGATCGGCGACAAGCAATGGGTTAGTCTCAAGTTCTCGCATTACGACAACGACATCAATACTTCCTATGTCGGCCTGCGGCCCAACGAATACCGCAACAATCCGACCAAGAATCCGGCGCCCGACGATTATTTCCTGAACCAGCGCAACGCGTTCGATTTCAATCATGAAATCGAGATAAACGAAGACGTCAAGCTTAAGACCCTCGTCTACTGGGCCCAACTAGACCGCGACTACTGGCGGCGCGACATCGCCGCGCGCAGCGCCGACGGCACGACGTTTGTCGCGTGCACGGGTGTCGCCTATTGCATGTCCGGTCGCAACCGCTCGTTCGAGATGGCCGGCATCGACAGCCGGCTGTTTGTCAATTTCAACGGCTTCGGCATCAAGAACGAGGCGGAGATCGGTATCCGTCTGCACAGCGACTTCCTGAGCAACCAGACCGTCCGCTCGAAAACCAATCCCAACGCCCGTTCCGGGGAACTGACCGGCGACGACTCGCAGGATGCCAAAGGCATTGCTTTCTACGGCCAGAACCGCTTCGTTATCAGCGAAACGCTGGCCACCACCGTCGGCTTGCGCATCGAATCGTATGACCAGAAGCGCAAGGACGAACTGAACGGCGTTTCCGGCAAGTCCAGCAATACCGAAGTGATGCCCGGGCTCGGGCTAACCTGGCAACTGATGCCGCAGGCGCAACTGTTCGCCGGGGTTTACAAGGGCTTCTCGCCGGCCATGGTGGCGACGGCGATCAGCGCCGGTGGCGTCGATCAGGAACTCGATGCAGAACGCTCGACCAATTTCGAAATCGGCGTGCGCGGCACGGCAAATCGCTGGAGCTACGAAGCGACCGCCTTCCGGATGGACTTTGCCAACCAGATTGTGCCCCAATCCGAATCCGGAGGCGTCGGAGCCACCGTCACCAATGCCGGCGAAACCCTGCACCAGGGTCTCGAAGGCGCGCTCGGTTTCGACATCGGCGGTGGCTGGAGCGTGGCCGCCAACGCAACCTATGTGCCGACGGCGAAGTACAACAGCACCAAGGTTGTCGGCGGCATCGACCGCAACGGTAACCGTCTGCCGTATGCGCCCGAGCTGACCGGGAACCTGGCGCTGAACTACCAGGCCGGACCGCTGAAGACCGGCGTCAGCGCCTACCACGTGTCCAGCCAGTACGTCGATCCGGAGAACACCGAGGCTGAAAGCAGTGATGGCCGGCGCGGCAAAATCCCGGCCTACACGACCGTCAACCTGAACGCCCAGTACAGTCTGAGCAAAAAGTGGAATGTGTTCGGCACGGTGCGCAATCTGTTCGACCGGAAATACATTGCCAGTCGCAACCCGGATGGGATCTTCCCCGGAGTGGAGCGCAATTTCGAAGTCGGTATGAGCTACAAGTTCTGA
- a CDS encoding DUF411 domain-containing protein, with protein MVKPITVLLTLFALGAVVSLPAGAVDAVDVYKSPNCGCCEKWVEHLRQAGFAVRTHDVNDVPAARQRLGMPERLGSCHTAKVGGYVVEGHVPAADIQRLLKEKPKAIGLAVPSMPPGSPGMESPKPVPYSTLLVRTGGEITVFAKH; from the coding sequence ATGGTAAAGCCGATAACTGTTCTGCTGACACTGTTTGCCCTTGGCGCGGTGGTCAGTCTGCCGGCCGGCGCGGTTGATGCGGTCGACGTCTATAAAAGCCCCAATTGCGGATGCTGCGAGAAATGGGTCGAGCATTTGCGCCAGGCGGGTTTCGCGGTGCGCACCCACGACGTCAATGACGTGCCGGCGGCTCGCCAGCGCCTCGGCATGCCCGAGCGCCTCGGTTCCTGCCATACCGCCAAAGTAGGCGGCTATGTCGTCGAAGGGCACGTCCCTGCCGCCGACATTCAGCGTCTGCTCAAGGAAAAACCGAAAGCCATCGGTCTGGCGGTGCCTTCGATGCCGCCCGGCTCTCCCGGGATGGAGAGCCCCAAGCCGGTTCCCTACAGCACGCTGTTGGTCCGAACCGGCGGCGAAATCACGGTTTTTGCCAAACACTGA
- a CDS encoding copper-binding protein has protein sequence MKALITSTLILFASPGAVAAQAASDHAGPSMASQAVAATEMQMVDGQVKKVDKAAGKVTLAHGPLVNLSMPAMTMVFRVKDANWLDQMKAGDKIRFMADNVNGAVTIVHFEPTK, from the coding sequence ATGAAAGCACTGATTACCTCGACCCTGATCCTCTTCGCTTCCCCGGGCGCTGTTGCCGCCCAGGCGGCTAGCGACCATGCCGGCCCCAGCATGGCGAGCCAGGCCGTGGCTGCGACCGAAATGCAAATGGTTGATGGCCAGGTCAAGAAAGTCGACAAGGCAGCCGGCAAGGTGACCTTGGCGCATGGTCCGCTGGTCAATCTGAGCATGCCGGCGATGACCATGGTTTTCCGGGTCAAGGATGCGAACTGGCTTGATCAGATGAAGGCAGGCGACAAGATTCGCTTCATGGCTGACAATGTCAATGGCGCGGTAACCATTGTGCATTTCGAACCGACCAAATAA
- a CDS encoding TolC family protein: MRRFRLAPIFAVLMAIGLGMPALAQEPAIGASVDSLLDFARTRNPEYAAMQAEAEASGQRITSAGALPDPKFRAELRDITRMGEQNATLSPSRVGSTKYLLMQDIPWFGKRDLKREIAEFEAEGAKGRVMGTWADIAGRIKVNHAQLYYLYGSERLTREILDLMIRLEKIAQVRYAGGLAAQQDVIRAQVEQTTMRNELIALETERHHLHARLNALLARPTRAPLAEPSQLRPLPAPARLDYVALEERVRARNPLLFADESRIKAAEKTRDLTYKNRYPDVTLGVSPIQYRNEVKEWELMLEMNIPLQQSSRRAQERESESMVNAARARKEATANQVVSDLAESLAGIEAARQTENLLSNSLLPQAELTFQAAIAGYETGKVDFATLLDAQRQIRQARQNRIKAQAEAQMRLAEIERLLGEDL, translated from the coding sequence ATGCGACGATTCAGGCTTGCCCCCATTTTCGCCGTGCTAATGGCCATCGGCTTGGGCATGCCCGCACTGGCTCAGGAACCGGCTATCGGCGCTTCGGTCGATAGCCTGCTCGATTTCGCCAGGACGCGGAACCCCGAGTACGCGGCAATGCAGGCGGAAGCGGAGGCCTCCGGCCAACGCATTACATCGGCCGGGGCGCTGCCCGACCCCAAATTTCGGGCCGAGTTGCGGGACATTACCCGCATGGGCGAGCAGAACGCCACGCTGTCCCCAAGTCGCGTCGGCAGTACCAAATATCTGTTGATGCAGGATATTCCCTGGTTCGGCAAGCGCGACCTGAAGCGAGAAATTGCCGAGTTCGAGGCCGAAGGTGCCAAAGGGCGGGTTATGGGGACATGGGCCGACATCGCGGGCCGGATCAAGGTCAACCATGCCCAGTTGTACTACCTCTACGGCAGTGAACGGCTGACCCGCGAAATCCTCGACCTGATGATCCGTCTGGAAAAAATCGCCCAGGTCCGCTACGCCGGCGGCCTGGCCGCTCAGCAGGACGTCATTCGCGCCCAGGTTGAACAGACCACGATGCGCAATGAACTGATCGCGCTGGAAACCGAGCGTCATCACCTGCATGCCCGCCTGAACGCCTTGCTGGCCCGGCCGACTCGGGCGCCACTGGCCGAGCCAAGCCAACTGCGGCCACTGCCCGCACCAGCCAGACTCGACTATGTCGCCCTCGAAGAGCGCGTCCGCGCCAGGAATCCCCTGCTATTCGCCGACGAGTCGCGGATCAAGGCTGCGGAAAAAACCCGCGATCTGACCTACAAGAATCGCTATCCCGATGTAACGCTCGGCGTCTCGCCCATCCAGTACCGGAACGAGGTCAAGGAATGGGAGTTGATGCTGGAAATGAACATCCCGCTGCAGCAGTCCTCGCGCCGCGCCCAGGAACGGGAATCCGAATCCATGGTAAATGCGGCCAGGGCGCGCAAGGAAGCGACAGCAAACCAGGTGGTCAGTGACCTCGCGGAAAGTCTGGCCGGCATCGAAGCCGCCCGCCAGACCGAAAATCTGCTGAGCAACAGCCTGCTGCCGCAGGCCGAACTGACTTTCCAGGCCGCCATTGCCGGTTACGAAACCGGCAAGGTCGATTTCGCCACGCTGCTCGATGCCCAGCGGCAAATCCGCCAGGCCAGACAAAATCGGATCAAGGCACAGGCCGAGGCGCAAATGCGTCTGGCCGAAATCGAACGACTTTTAGGGGAAGACTTATGA